In one Sphingomonas sp. AP4-R1 genomic region, the following are encoded:
- a CDS encoding PHB depolymerase family esterase — MLPFDEALAKMPTGRRAVKDRLVDMTVFGRNPGNLHGRIYRPADVTGPLPLVVVLHGCTQTAAGYDYGAGWSALADELGFMVLFPEQKRANNPNLCFNWFQPADIRRDEGEALSINQMISSLVDGQQVDPSRVFITGLSAGGAMASVMLATYPELFAGGAIIAGLPYGAASGVPQALERMNGKGLPGAEQLGELVRGASTYAGVWPAISVWHGDGDRTVSKKNADAIVDQWLAVHRLTGQSASEHRHPGFVHRVWRDGERVAVEQHMVIGMGHGTPLATSGAEACGAAGPFMLNVGISSTRRIADAWGLGQPHSAKQSDAGDQSRQPLKSEPAVLPEPPVPALRIVRPSRLSPDYARPTGRGHNVGRMIEDALRAAGLLR, encoded by the coding sequence ATGCTGCCGTTCGACGAAGCACTCGCAAAAATGCCCACCGGGCGACGAGCGGTCAAAGATCGCTTGGTCGACATGACCGTCTTTGGGAGGAACCCTGGCAATCTGCATGGGCGCATCTATCGCCCGGCTGACGTCACCGGCCCCTTACCGCTTGTCGTTGTTCTCCATGGATGCACGCAGACAGCCGCAGGCTATGATTATGGGGCGGGTTGGTCCGCCCTGGCGGACGAATTGGGTTTCATGGTGCTGTTCCCGGAGCAGAAGCGCGCGAACAACCCCAATCTTTGCTTCAACTGGTTCCAGCCTGCCGACATACGCCGGGACGAGGGCGAGGCCCTTTCGATCAACCAGATGATCAGCAGCCTTGTGGATGGACAACAGGTCGACCCGAGCCGCGTGTTCATTACGGGACTGTCAGCCGGCGGGGCGATGGCCTCGGTTATGCTGGCTACTTATCCGGAGCTGTTCGCCGGCGGCGCCATCATCGCAGGCTTGCCTTACGGTGCGGCGAGCGGCGTGCCGCAGGCGCTGGAGCGGATGAACGGCAAAGGGCTTCCCGGTGCGGAGCAATTGGGAGAGCTGGTTCGAGGCGCGTCGACGTACGCCGGCGTCTGGCCGGCTATTTCGGTCTGGCACGGTGACGGGGATAGAACAGTCAGTAAAAAGAACGCGGACGCGATCGTCGACCAATGGCTCGCCGTCCACCGGCTGACGGGGCAATCCGCGTCTGAGCACCGCCATCCGGGGTTTGTCCATCGCGTCTGGCGAGATGGGGAGCGGGTGGCCGTCGAGCAGCATATGGTGATCGGGATGGGGCACGGAACGCCACTTGCGACGAGCGGTGCCGAGGCGTGCGGGGCTGCTGGCCCGTTCATGTTGAATGTCGGGATTTCGTCCACCCGGCGCATCGCGGACGCGTGGGGGCTTGGTCAGCCTCATTCGGCCAAGCAGTCGGACGCGGGGGATCAGTCGCGGCAGCCCCTTAAAAGCGAACCGGCCGTCCTTCCGGAGCCGCCGGTGCCCGCTCTTCGGATCGTGCGTCCCAGTCGATTGTCTCCGGATTATGCCCGACCCACCGGCCGCGGCCACAATGTCGGGCGCATGATCGAGGATGCTTTGCGCGCAGCGGGACTGTTGCGCTAA
- a CDS encoding DUF2252 family protein has product MTGLDRVHEIYDRQTRLLGIRALKMAASTHAYVRGNTEQFYRWLAGSKLAGKLPKVPPVWICGDCHIGNLGPIADCDGNIEIQIRDLDQTVISNPAFDLIRLGLSLATAARGAALPGVTTAQMIEQMVEGYEHALGRHEDSEDIEPNVVRAVKRRALGRRWKHLAQERIADEKPAIPLGKKFWPLDPEERKTIEALFESGPIQALVRQLDGRRARDRVTVIDAAYWVKGCSSLGNLRYAVLVAIGGTKRKPEEYALFDIKEAVRSVAPTAAKVCMPTDNGLRVVTGAEALAPNLGSRMIADHLLGRPVFVRELLPQDLKIELEQFSSSEAKKAARHLAYIVGHAHARQMNVQTREFWLDALTERRGGTIEAPSWLWHSVVEQIGLHEAAYLEHCRKFALSDAA; this is encoded by the coding sequence GTGACCGGATTGGACAGAGTGCACGAGATTTACGATCGTCAAACCCGCCTGCTTGGCATCCGCGCACTCAAGATGGCTGCGTCCACCCACGCCTATGTCCGAGGCAATACAGAGCAATTCTATCGATGGCTTGCCGGCTCGAAGCTGGCCGGGAAATTGCCGAAAGTGCCTCCGGTCTGGATCTGCGGCGACTGCCATATCGGCAATCTGGGACCCATTGCGGACTGCGATGGAAATATCGAGATCCAGATCCGTGATCTGGACCAAACGGTGATCAGCAACCCCGCGTTCGATCTAATCCGGCTAGGACTGAGCCTGGCGACGGCTGCGAGAGGTGCGGCGCTCCCCGGCGTCACGACAGCGCAGATGATCGAACAAATGGTCGAGGGTTATGAGCATGCCCTTGGACGGCATGAAGACAGCGAAGATATTGAACCGAACGTCGTCCGCGCGGTGAAACGGCGCGCTCTCGGTCGGCGCTGGAAGCACCTTGCCCAGGAGCGGATCGCAGATGAAAAGCCAGCCATTCCTCTGGGCAAGAAATTCTGGCCGCTGGATCCCGAAGAGCGAAAGACGATCGAGGCGTTGTTCGAAAGCGGGCCAATCCAGGCTTTGGTTCGACAGTTGGATGGTCGTCGGGCGCGAGATCGCGTAACGGTGATCGATGCCGCTTATTGGGTGAAGGGATGCAGCTCGCTCGGCAATCTTCGCTACGCTGTGTTGGTGGCCATTGGCGGGACGAAGCGCAAACCCGAGGAATATGCGTTATTCGACATCAAGGAAGCCGTCCGCTCGGTCGCGCCCACCGCTGCGAAGGTGTGCATGCCGACGGACAACGGCCTGCGTGTGGTGACCGGAGCCGAGGCGCTGGCGCCCAATCTTGGCTCGCGCATGATCGCGGACCATTTGCTCGGCAGGCCGGTTTTTGTCCGCGAATTGCTTCCCCAGGACCTGAAAATCGAGCTAGAGCAATTTTCGAGCAGTGAAGCGAAGAAAGCGGCGCGTCATCTGGCCTATATCGTCGGCCATGCCCATGCCCGCCAAATGAACGTCCAGACCCGAGAGTTCTGGCTGGACGCCCTGACGGAACGGCGCGGCGGCACGATCGAGGCACCGTCCTGGCTCTGGCACTCGGTGGTAGAACAGATTGGGCTCCATGAAGCAGCATATCTAGAGCATTGTCGGAAGTTCGCGTTGTCTGACGCTGCCTGA